GAGTAAAATCCATCCGATGCGACCAGCGAATAGCTTGACCGAAACGGAGATTGCTGCATTACGACAAAATATTATTGCTGAAATGGCACTGGCGATTAAGGGTCACGGCACGACGGTGCATTCTTTTTCGACGGCGTTTGGTGAAGCCGGTCAGTTTCAGAATCAGTTACATGTGTATGGTCGCGAAGGGGAACCTTGTGAACGTTGTGGGACGTTAATTGAAAAAATTAAAGTGGCGCAACGTGGGACCCATTTTTGTCCCCATGAGCAACGGTTGTAGGAGGCTGAAATGACGCAATTAATTGGTTTAACAGGTGGTATTGCAAGCGGTAAGTCGACGGTGTCAGCAATGCTTGCAACTGCTGGCCTACCGATTGTTGATGCTGATAAGTTGGCCTGGCAAGTTGAAGGCCCAGGCATGCCGACGACCGAAAAAATTGCGGCTTATTTCGGTCCTCAGGCATTACAACCAGATGGTCAGCTCAATCGGTCTTGGCTAGGCCAACTGGTCTTTAACGATCCTCAAGCCATGGCTGCGTTGACGGCAATTACGCAGTTACCGATTCAATATGCTATTTTAGAAAAAATTGTGGCATTGGGGCAAGTGACCCCTACGCCGTCAGCCATTATTTTAGATATCCCGTTACTATTTGAAAATGGCTGGGAACAGTTATGTGATCAAGTGATGGTCGTCACAGCGGCGGATGCAGTAATCTTACAGCGCTTAATGGCGCGTAATCACTTGACGGTGGCGGCGGCGAAAGCACGCATGGCAAGTCAATTACCCCTGGCGACAAAAGTCAAACGGGCAAATATTGTGATTGATAACGGGGAAAACATTGATAAAACAAGAACTAGCGTGTTAAAATGGCTGGAAACTATAAAAACTAACTGAAATTTAAACATTGATTAGCAAAGATGAGGTGAGAAGTCTATGCAATGTCCACATTGTCATCATAATGGCTCCCGCGTAGTTGATAGCCGGCCTACTGATGACGGTCGCGTGATTCGGCGACGGCGTGAATGTGAAAACTGTGGGTTTCGTTTTACGACGTTTGAACGCGTTGAGGCGACCCCGTTATTAGTCATCAAAAAGAATGGGGCGCGGGAAGAATTCAATCGCGAAAAAGTATTGCGCGGTATTATTCGGTCAGCTGAAAAGCGGCCCGTTAGCATGGAGACGATGACTAGCGTGGTTGATGACGTTGAAAACCAAGTTCGATCACTCGGCGAGAATGAAATTTCTAGTCAAGTGATTGGGGAATATGTCATGGAAAAACTGGCAGATATTGATGAAATTTCGTATATTCGCTTTGCCAGCGTCTATCGACAATTCAAAGACATGCACGTCTTCTTAAATGAACTACAAGATATGATGGAACGTGATAAAGTAAAATTGGCTAAGCGGACACCTAAAACTGGGGCTGCGCCGAAGCCTAAAAAAGATTAAGTTATGAAGATTGGTGAACAACATGCCTAAAGATGATCCAAACTTGACGCCGAAAGCGGGCTTAGTTGTCCCACCGACATTAGCGTTAAGTGCCACGGAGCAGGCCGTTTTGGCTGAGCTCTATTTACCTTTGATTGGTCCACTGGCTTATAGCCTGTATGCGGCTTTGCGACCGTTACAGCGCCCAACCAGTGACTTAAGTAATCGCCGCAGTCACGCTGAGTTGTTGGGGATATTAAACGTTGATTTGCCCACGGTTTTAGCGGCACGGCGTAAGTTAGAAGCTACGGGGTTACTCCATAGTTACTATCAAAAAGATGAGCTGGGAGAGGTCTATATTTATGAGTTAAAGGCCCCCATGCCAGTGACGCAATTCTTTGAAGATGATCTGCTTAGTGTCTTACTCTTGGACGCCGTGGGTGAATTGCGGTATCAACAATTAGCGACCGCATTTACCCCGGCCACGGTGGATTTGACACAAGCCACGGAGGTCACTGCGAATTTATTAGATGTCTTTCATATTGACAGTCAAAAAGTGACACATGTGCCTAACGAGATTAAGACGGTGCGCCAGCAGTTACCTGCGGCGGCAACCACAAAAGTGACGCCCGACTTAACTGATGAAACGTTTGATTGGCAAGTTTTAGGTCAGATTTTAAAACAAAACTATGTTGATTTAAAGCAGGTCGCCAGTTCACGTCAATTGATTATGACGGAAAGTCGCGTTTATGGAATTAGTGAAGTTGAGATGGCTAAGTTGATTAGTGAAGTCGCCAGTTTAACGACGGGCCGCTTTGATGAAAGTCAGTTGAAACTCTTGATTGCCCGCCGCTACGAACGCCCAATCGCTCCCGCTGAACAGCATGTGGCTGTGGCAGCTACAACGACTCCGGCAACTGCTAAAACCAAGCTATCAACAGCTGAGCAACAACTGGTAGCATTAGCGAAACAACAATCACCGTATGATTTTTTAGCCGATTTGAAGAACGCCAAGCACGGTTTTGTGACCAATGGTGAAACGCGGTTGGTCCATGATTTGGTCAATCGAGGGGTGTTACCAAATGCGGTCATTAATATGGTGATCTATTACTTATTACAAAATCGTGAATTAGCGGCTTTAAACCGGAACTTATTAGAGACCGTTGCGAATGATTGGCAACAACATGACGTGATGACCCCAGAAGCAGCCTTGGCCTACTTGCAACAACGGCAACAGCCAAAGCCAACGACACGACGGAATAATCAACGGCATAGTCGGCCGACCCGGAAAGAAATTGTGCCGAAATGGGCGCAAAAAACAACGGGAACCAAACCTGCGACGAGCAGTGGCAATCAGTTAACAACGGCACAACGTAAACAATTGGCTGAACGGGTCGCAAAATTAGATCCTAATTCAGATGAGGAGGACTAACGCATGGAGAATATTTCTGAGGGCTTAAAAACTTTGATGAATAAGCGCCACCTAAATCAGCAATACCAGGAACTCATGACGACGGTTTATCAGGATCCCGATGTTCGTCAGTTTTTAGCAGCTCATCAGGACGACTTATCTAGTGACGCCATGGAGCGAAGTGCCACGAAGCTCTATGAGTTTTGTCAAGAAAAGCAAAAAGCGGCGCGGCACGAACCTACGCAAGCACCAGGTTATCAACCTGAATTAGTGATGAGTAATCATTTAATTGATATTGCCTATCAACCAACGCCGCAATTCCAAGAAGCCCAGGCGGAACGTGACTTAAAGCACCGGGTCCGCTCGATTAGTATGCCTAAAAATATTCAGTCAGCTGATTTAACGGCCTATGATCAAGATGGCGACCGAGCAACAGCCTTGATGGCGGCGTTAGATTTTATTGACGCATATACGCAGGCGCCTAAACGCTTCCATCGTGGCCTGTATTTGTACGGGTCCTTCGGGGTCGGTAAGACGTTCTTATTGGGAGCAATGGCTAATAATTTAGCGACTCGTGGGTTTCAAACGACGCTTATTCATTTTCCAAGCTTTGCAGTGGAAATGAAACGATCAATTAGTAATAATACGTCGGGCGACAAAGTCGATGCGATTAAGCGGGCCCCTATCTTAATGATTGATGATATTGGCGCAGATTCCTCGTCAACTTGGATTCGTGATGATGTGCTGGGGGTTATTCTGGAATATCGGATGCAAGAAGAGTTACCAACGTGTTTTTCTTCTAACTTTTCCATGCAAGAATTACAAGATGGTTACTTGACTGTCTCGCAAAAAGGCGACGAGGAACCGATTAAAGCCCAGCGAATTATGCAACGGATTCGGTTCTTGACTACTGAAATCGAAATGATTGGTCAAAATCGCCGCTTAGATTCAACGAATTAGGATTGACTTTTAACCTAAAAGTGGTTTAATAAAAACAGATGCAAAAGACATGCTCAACCAATCATTGGTGACAGAGACCGGAACCTAAGCTGGAAGTTCCGGACCGGATTGGCTGAGATACCACTTTTGTGAATATGCTCAAACGAGCCGGAACGCTTCCGTTATTAGCGCTAATGAGTCAGTGACTTTAAGTCGCTGAAAAATCGGGTGGAACCACGTCAATCACGTCCCTGATACTAGTTAATACTGGTATCAGGGACTTTTTTGTCGTCCCGGCGCAGTGTTTTGGTGAATGAGTAAATTTTGAAGGAGTGTGTCAACTTATGGCAAGTATTAAGGTTAAGTTTCCAGATGGCGCTGAAAAGCAATTTGATGCTGGCGTTAGCACCGAAGATATCGCAAAATCTATCAGTCCCTCATTGGCTAAACGGTCAGTGGCTGGGAAGTTCAATGATCAAGTGATTGATTATCGTCAACCCCTGACAACGGATGGTAGCATTGAAATTATTGCCGCTGATAGCGATGAAGGGTTGGCTGTTTTACGTCAAACGGCAGCGCAAGTATTAGCTAATGCAGTTCATCAATTATTCCCTAAAGTTAATTTTGGGAGTGGTGCTGGTAATGCGAACGGGTTCTTCTTTGACACTGATAATCCTGATGGTAAGCAAGTGAGTGAAGATGACCTTGATGCCATCAGCATTAAGATGCAAGCTATCATCAAAAAAGATTTACCAATCGTGCGTGAAGTTCTTTCAAAGGATGCGGCCTTAACTTTAGTTGGTGATAACCCTTACCAACAAGATTTAGTTAATGAACAAGCGGCTGAAAATGACGGCCAAGTCGTTGTCTATAAGCAAGGTGACTTTGTTGATTTATCAAACGGGGCACAATTAGCTTCAACGGGTAAAGTTAAAATTTTCAAGTTATTATCCGTTGCTGGGGCTTATTGGCAAGGCAAGTCCAGCAATCCAATGTTACAACGGATTTACGGGACGGCTTTCTTAAAGCAAAAAGCGTTAGATGAAGATCTTAAACGGCGGCAAGAAGCACGTGAACGTGATCACCGGGTTATTGGGAACGATTTAGATTTATTCTTCGTCGATCCGAAGGTCGGAAATGGTCTGCCATACTGGATGCCAAATGGGGCCACGATTCGTCGTCAAATCGAACGTTACATTATCGACAAAGAAGTCGCTAATGGATACCAACATGTTTACACGCCAGTTTTAGCAAACTTGGATGTTTACAAGCAATCTGGCCATTGGGATCATTATCGTGAAGATATGTTCCCACCAATGGATATGGGTGATGGCGAACAATTGGAATTACGGCCAATGAACTGCCCGTCACATATTCAAATTTACAATCACCATATTCGCTCATATCGTGAATTACCATTGCGGATTGCTGAACTTGGTATGATGCACCGTTACGAAAAATCCGGGGCTTTAACTGGGTTGTCACGGGTACGTGAAATGACACTAAATGATGGTCATACCTTCGTTGCGTTGGATCAAATTGAAGAAGAATTCAAGAATATCTTACGTTTAATGGTCCAAGTTTACGATGACTTTGACATTTCTGATTACCGCTTCCGTTTAAGCTATCGTGATCCTGAAAACAAGGCTAAATACTTTGATGACGATGCCATGTGGGAACGCAGTCAAAAAATGTTGAAGTCCGCGATGGATGATATGGGCTTAGACTACTTCGAAGCAGAAGGTGAAGCTGCCTTTTACGGTCCTAAGTTGGATGTGCAAACTAAGACGGCCTTGGGTGGCGAAGAAACATTATCAACCATTCAATTGGACTTCTTGTTGCCTGAACGCTTTGATTTGAAGTATGTCGGTGCCGATGGTGAAGAACATCGACCAGTCATGATTCATCGGGGCTTGGTTTCAACGATGGAACGCTTTGTTGCTTACTTAACTGAAATTTACAAGGGTGCTTTCCCAACTTGGTTAGCCCCTAAGCAAGTTAACATTATTCCAGTTAACAATGGCGCCCATGGTGCTTATGCTGAAACCGTTCGGCGTCGTTTAGCCGCAGTTGGGATTCGAGTTAGCATTGATGACCGTAATGAAAAGATGGGGTACAAGATTCGTGAATCACAAACGAAGAAAGTCCCATACTTGCTCGTTGTCGGTGATCAAGAAGTTGCCAACGGCAGTGTTTCAGTCCGGAAATATGGTGAAGAGAAGACCGAATCTGAAGGTGTCGATATGTTTATCGGCGCTATCAGTCAGGAAGTCAAGAACTACAGTCGTGGTGCTAGCAAATAAATAGTTGACTTACGATTTTAGTTCTGCTATAGTATTGAAGTTGAGAAAAAAAGCAGAAGCACCCGCTTCTCGCCTAGATAACCAGAGTTATCGGGCAGACGAACGATGAATTGATTCCCATTAACGGGGTTGAGCGGGCGTGTTATGCGCCTGCTCTTTTTTGTGGATTTCTCGAAATTTTACGGAGGTGAATTACCATAGCTAAAGATTCAATGGTTAATGACGGCATCCGTGCTCGTGAAGTACGTTTGATTGCCAGTGATGGTGAACAATTAGGTGTCCAGTCACGACAAGAAGCAATGAAGATTGCTGAAGAGGCAAGCTTAGATCTTGTATTAGTTGCACCGAAAGCGAAACCACCTGTGGCCAGAATTATGGATTATGGGAAGTATCGTTTCGAGCAACAAAAGAAGCAACGGGAAGCCCGTAAGAAACAAAAGGTTGTTAGCATTAAAGAAGTTCGCTTGAGCCCAGTAATTGACACCAATGACTTTAACACGAAGCTGAAACATGCTGAAAAGTTCTTGTCAAAAGGTGATAAAGTTCGGGTTTCCATTCGCTTTAAAGGTCGGGCCATTACCCATAAGGATATTGGTCGTCAGGTTTTAAATCGAATGATTGAAGCAACTAAAGAATATTCGTCGGTTGAAGCCTATCCTAAGATGGACGGCCGGAGCATGTTCTTAGTGCTAGCACCAAAAACTGATAAGTAATTTCTAGGAGGATTATTGATTATGCCAAAACAAAAGACAAACCGCGCTGCAGCCAAGCGTTTCAAGGTAACTGCAAAAGGTAACATTAAGAGCGCCAACGCTTTCACAAGTCATCGTTTCCATGGTAAGACTAAGAAACAACGTCGCCAATTACGTGGTACGGCTGTGATCGAAAAGCCAATGGTCAAAACATATCACAAGTTATTACAAAAATAATTAACACGTTTTAGTTAAATCTAGGAGGAAATAAGATGGCTCGAGTAAAAGGTGGAACAGTTACACGCAAACGTCGTAAACGAATTTTAAAATTAGCTAAAGGTTACCGTGGTGCTAAGCATATCCAATTTAAGGTTGCTAAGGACCAAGTAATGAAGTCATACCAATACGCTTTCCGTGATCGTAAGAAGCGTAAAAGTGACTTCCGTCGTCTTTGGATTGCCCGGATTAATGCGGCAGCCCGGATTAACGACATCAGCTATAGCAAATTAATGCACGGTTTGAAGCTTGCTAACATCGATATGAACCGTAAGATGTTGGCTGACTTAGCTATTAACGATGCTGATGCTTTCAAAGCATTGGTTGAAGAAGCTAAAAAGGCCTTGGCCGCTTAATTAAAAATCCGTCACTAACGAGTTAGTATCGGTGGACCGGTGATGATACCATTTGGGTATTGTTACCGGTTTTTTTGTGCTAATTTTATGAAAATAGACTTTTGATATGGCAGTTTTGTATGGTATTATGATTAAAAACTGATTATATTTTGGGCTTAATCCGTCTAAATGCTAACTTTGAATCTCTAGAATTAAGTTTAGAGAAGGTGTAGTTATGACCAAACAAACTGCAGTTACAAAATATTATCTTTATGCTATATTCACGCAACTTCGGTTTACACGCATTGTTAATGTGATTTTTTTAGTGCAATTCTTAAAATTTAGTCTCGTTCAGTTTGCTTTCCTGCAATCACTATTTCTTTTTTCGCAATTTGCGGCTGAATTACCAAGTGGCATTCTTGGTGATCTATTCAAGAAGCGACGCATTGTTGTGATGGGCCTGATGATTCTCACTATTTCGCCGCTGCTGTTAGTTTCAATAGTGTGGTTAACAAAGACTGTCGGCTTTATTTTGTTAGTGATTTCATTTATTGTTGAGGGGATTGGCAATGCATTTCTGAGCGGCGCCGATGATGCCCTTTTTTTTGAAGCGATTCGCGATGAAGGCAAAGCAGATAAGTACGGAGAAATAAGAGGAAAAATGCAATTATTTACGGCGATTGCAACGGGCATTGCGACTTTCTTAGGTGGGGTGCTTTATGAAATTGGCCTTTTCTTACCTTATCTGATGCAATCAATGATGCTCGTCTGTGGCTTAATTGTCATCTTAACGGTCCAAGCGACGGCTGATTTGTCTAAGCAGCAGCCCTCAACGGAGTCAAGCAACCGTATCAGCAGTATTCTAGCCATTTTTAAAGCGATGCTAAAATCTGCGAATATATGCTTTATGTTTGTTTTTGCAACGTTAATTGTCGCGATGGTGAATGCTGTCTTTTCGTTATTACCAGCATACGTGTCTAAATTAGGGTTCTCATCAGCTGCAAATGGTATTATTTTTATGATTTTCAGTTTCATTGGTGGGATTGTGGCAACCCAAGCTTATCGCCTCTCAAAAATCGGGTTTAAAAGACTTATCCTGATTATTTCAGTTATTCTAGTAATTGGTGGTGTCTTTCAGGTTCAAACTAACAATTACTTCTTCTTAATCGGTATTGGCCTGTTATATATTACGGTCGATATTTTAGATCCAATTGTTATGGCAATGCTGAATTTATGGGTTAAGGATGAAGCTCGGGCTACTTTTATTTCAGGACTTTCCTTTGCGATTAGTTTGGTGACCATGATTGTGAGTCCAATTATTGGCTTTATTATTCAAAAGTTCGGCACCGTTCACATGTTAGTCATAATTTCAACGGTTACCATAATAGCTGTGGTTTTAGCTTACTATTTAATTTTAAAAACAAAGAAAATTCAGGTATGATATTATAGAAAATGGCCGTTTTTGTTAAAGGCGCAAATAACCCTTATTAAGGAGTTGAATTCATGGCTATCGAAATACGATCAGTCACAGTAAATGACATTGAAAGCTTGCAACAGGTCAGTATTGAGACGTTTTCAGATACATTTGGTACAGAAAATTCAAAAGAAGATTTGGAAAAATATTTAAAGTCAGCGTATAACAAGCCAAAGCTGCTGGCTGAAATCAAAAATCCTGATACTGATTTTCAATTAATCTATTATAATGATGATGTCGCAGGTTATCTTAAGTTGAATGAAAATACCGCCCAAACGGAATTAAAAGTTAAAGATGCTATCGAGGTGGAACGTATCTATATTAGAAAGTCATTTCATCGCTTAGGTCTGGGAAGTCGATTGATTAACTATGCCTATCAACAAGCTACAAGAAAGCATAAACATTATATTTGGTTGGGTGTTTGGGAACATAATCTAGGTGCAATGGCCTTTTATAAAAAGCAGGGCTTTAGTGCTTTTAGTGCGCATATTTTTAATTTGGGCAATGATCAACAACGTGATATTTTGATGAAAAAGGAACTTTTGACAGCCAAGGATTGATAGGAGATTCTTGGCCTGTTTATTTTAATAATAAAGCGATGACGGTCAAAAAGTCCCGTACCTAATTGAGTTAAGTCAATTAAGGACGGGACTTTAAAGTGAATAAGGGGAAATTTAATAGGTTACAAATAGTGTTGAAACAATGGTGCCTGACACCGTACATGAAACTTAAGTAACTGACTTGGTGTTGATATAATGGCTTGATTAATAAAAGTTGCACTTTCCTTGAAAAGCCTCTATTATGAAAAGATAACTGAATTTATCAACTGGCCGATAACTAGTCCGGTCAAGACCGGCTATTAAAAGGTTGCGGGAGTATGATAAAATAGGCATGTGGGGTCTGGCGACTAAGCAGGCCTGCGCATAGACTAAGCGAGAAGCGAAGGGGAAAACGATGATTAATCAATTTAAACCAACTTGGATGATACCAGCAATCTATAATATAACGCCAGCTCAGCTGCGCGAAAAGGGGATTAAGGCGGTCTTTACTGATCTTGATAATACCTTGATTGCATGGGACAATCCGGATGGTACCCCGGAACTTAAAAAATGGCTACACGCCCTGCAAGATGCTGGCATTCCGTTAGTTGTGGTTTCCAATAATTCAGAAGTCCGGATTGCCAAAGCCGTAGCAGCATTGGAACTACCGTTTGTGTCCCGGGCTCTGAAGCCGTTACCATTTGGTATTCAAAAAGCGCGGCACCAACTGGGAATACGACGTACTGAAGTTATTATGGTTGGTGATCAGTATATTACCGACATGTGGGCTGCACATGCGGCGGGCGTGCCCAGCGTCTTAGTCCAACCAATTGTTAAGACCGATGCGTGGAATACCCGCATTAACCGATTTTTTGAACGGTTTATTAAGGCCCGGTTAGCCCATCGTTATCCAGAAATGCATTTTCAGGAGGAACTTAAATAGTGAGTGAATCAACTCAAGTAACACCAGCAGAACCTTTATACTGTATTGGCTGTGGGGCCGCCATTCAAACGACGAACGCCCAATCAGCTGGCTACACACCAGCCTCAGCTTTAAAAAAGGCGTTAGAAAATGAGACGAAAGATTTATATTGTCAACGTTGTTTCCGCTTACGACACTATAATGAAATTGTGCCCGTAGACTTAACCGATGATGATTTTAGACATCTTTTAGCGACGATTCGGGAAGCCGATGCGTTGGTTGTCTATGTTGTTGATATTTTTGACCTTAATGGGAGCATTATTCCCGGGCTACAACGCTTTGTCGGGAGTAACCCGGTGCTATTGGTTGGGAACAAAGAAGATGTCTTACCACGCCAATTACGACGGACTAAGTTACGGGAATGGATGAAGCAACAGGTTCGGTCCCAAGGCATCAAACCCGTCGATGTTGCGTTGACTAGTGCGAAAAAAGGCCATTCAATTGACGAATTATTAGCGCTAATTGAAAAGTATCGTCGCGGTCGCGATGTTTATGTTGTTGGGGTGACTAATGTGGGTAAGTCGACGTTAATCAACCGAATTATTGCGAATAATACCGGTTTGAAAGACTTGATTACGACGTCGCGGTTCCCCGGCACGACGTTGGATAAGATCGAAATTCCATTAGATGATGGGCATAAGATGGTCGACACACCAGGGATTATTCATCCCGAACAAATGGCGCACGTCTTGAGTGGTGATGACTTGAAATTGGTCTCACCACAAAAAGAAATCCGGCCCAAGGCTTATCAATTAGGCAATGGTCAGACGTTATTCTTAGGTGGCGTGGCTCGGTTGGATATTGTGGATACGGCTAAACCAGCTGGTATCGTGTATGCG
This genomic window from Lactobacillus sp. CBA3606 contains:
- the coaE gene encoding dephospho-CoA kinase (Dephospho-CoA kinase (CoaE) performs the final step in coenzyme A biosynthesis.), whose protein sequence is MTQLIGLTGGIASGKSTVSAMLATAGLPIVDADKLAWQVEGPGMPTTEKIAAYFGPQALQPDGQLNRSWLGQLVFNDPQAMAALTAITQLPIQYAILEKIVALGQVTPTPSAIILDIPLLFENGWEQLCDQVMVVTAADAVILQRLMARNHLTVAAAKARMASQLPLATKVKRANIVIDNGENIDKTRTSVLKWLETIKTN
- the nrdR gene encoding transcriptional regulator NrdR; this translates as MQCPHCHHNGSRVVDSRPTDDGRVIRRRRECENCGFRFTTFERVEATPLLVIKKNGAREEFNREKVLRGIIRSAEKRPVSMETMTSVVDDVENQVRSLGENEISSQVIGEYVMEKLADIDEISYIRFASVYRQFKDMHVFLNELQDMMERDKVKLAKRTPKTGAAPKPKKD
- a CDS encoding replication initiation and membrane attachment family protein: MPKDDPNLTPKAGLVVPPTLALSATEQAVLAELYLPLIGPLAYSLYAALRPLQRPTSDLSNRRSHAELLGILNVDLPTVLAARRKLEATGLLHSYYQKDELGEVYIYELKAPMPVTQFFEDDLLSVLLLDAVGELRYQQLATAFTPATVDLTQATEVTANLLDVFHIDSQKVTHVPNEIKTVRQQLPAAATTKVTPDLTDETFDWQVLGQILKQNYVDLKQVASSRQLIMTESRVYGISEVEMAKLISEVASLTTGRFDESQLKLLIARRYERPIAPAEQHVAVAATTTPATAKTKLSTAEQQLVALAKQQSPYDFLADLKNAKHGFVTNGETRLVHDLVNRGVLPNAVINMVIYYLLQNRELAALNRNLLETVANDWQQHDVMTPEAALAYLQQRQQPKPTTRRNNQRHSRPTRKEIVPKWAQKTTGTKPATSSGNQLTTAQRKQLAERVAKLDPNSDEED
- the dnaI gene encoding primosomal protein DnaI; protein product: MENISEGLKTLMNKRHLNQQYQELMTTVYQDPDVRQFLAAHQDDLSSDAMERSATKLYEFCQEKQKAARHEPTQAPGYQPELVMSNHLIDIAYQPTPQFQEAQAERDLKHRVRSISMPKNIQSADLTAYDQDGDRATALMAALDFIDAYTQAPKRFHRGLYLYGSFGVGKTFLLGAMANNLATRGFQTTLIHFPSFAVEMKRSISNNTSGDKVDAIKRAPILMIDDIGADSSSTWIRDDVLGVILEYRMQEELPTCFSSNFSMQELQDGYLTVSQKGDEEPIKAQRIMQRIRFLTTEIEMIGQNRRLDSTN
- the thrS gene encoding threonine--tRNA ligase; this encodes MASIKVKFPDGAEKQFDAGVSTEDIAKSISPSLAKRSVAGKFNDQVIDYRQPLTTDGSIEIIAADSDEGLAVLRQTAAQVLANAVHQLFPKVNFGSGAGNANGFFFDTDNPDGKQVSEDDLDAISIKMQAIIKKDLPIVREVLSKDAALTLVGDNPYQQDLVNEQAAENDGQVVVYKQGDFVDLSNGAQLASTGKVKIFKLLSVAGAYWQGKSSNPMLQRIYGTAFLKQKALDEDLKRRQEARERDHRVIGNDLDLFFVDPKVGNGLPYWMPNGATIRRQIERYIIDKEVANGYQHVYTPVLANLDVYKQSGHWDHYREDMFPPMDMGDGEQLELRPMNCPSHIQIYNHHIRSYRELPLRIAELGMMHRYEKSGALTGLSRVREMTLNDGHTFVALDQIEEEFKNILRLMVQVYDDFDISDYRFRLSYRDPENKAKYFDDDAMWERSQKMLKSAMDDMGLDYFEAEGEAAFYGPKLDVQTKTALGGEETLSTIQLDFLLPERFDLKYVGADGEEHRPVMIHRGLVSTMERFVAYLTEIYKGAFPTWLAPKQVNIIPVNNGAHGAYAETVRRRLAAVGIRVSIDDRNEKMGYKIRESQTKKVPYLLVVGDQEVANGSVSVRKYGEEKTESEGVDMFIGAISQEVKNYSRGASK
- the infC gene encoding translation initiation factor IF-3, which gives rise to MVNDGIRAREVRLIASDGEQLGVQSRQEAMKIAEEASLDLVLVAPKAKPPVARIMDYGKYRFEQQKKQREARKKQKVVSIKEVRLSPVIDTNDFNTKLKHAEKFLSKGDKVRVSIRFKGRAITHKDIGRQVLNRMIEATKEYSSVEAYPKMDGRSMFLVLAPKTDK
- the rpmI gene encoding 50S ribosomal protein L35, which translates into the protein MPKQKTNRAAAKRFKVTAKGNIKSANAFTSHRFHGKTKKQRRQLRGTAVIEKPMVKTYHKLLQK
- the rplT gene encoding 50S ribosomal protein L20; translated protein: MARVKGGTVTRKRRKRILKLAKGYRGAKHIQFKVAKDQVMKSYQYAFRDRKKRKSDFRRLWIARINAAARINDISYSKLMHGLKLANIDMNRKMLADLAINDADAFKALVEEAKKALAA
- a CDS encoding MFS transporter codes for the protein MTKQTAVTKYYLYAIFTQLRFTRIVNVIFLVQFLKFSLVQFAFLQSLFLFSQFAAELPSGILGDLFKKRRIVVMGLMILTISPLLLVSIVWLTKTVGFILLVISFIVEGIGNAFLSGADDALFFEAIRDEGKADKYGEIRGKMQLFTAIATGIATFLGGVLYEIGLFLPYLMQSMMLVCGLIVILTVQATADLSKQQPSTESSNRISSILAIFKAMLKSANICFMFVFATLIVAMVNAVFSLLPAYVSKLGFSSAANGIIFMIFSFIGGIVATQAYRLSKIGFKRLILIISVILVIGGVFQVQTNNYFFLIGIGLLYITVDILDPIVMAMLNLWVKDEARATFISGLSFAISLVTMIVSPIIGFIIQKFGTVHMLVIISTVTIIAVVLAYYLILKTKKIQV
- a CDS encoding GNAT family N-acetyltransferase, with the protein product MAIEIRSVTVNDIESLQQVSIETFSDTFGTENSKEDLEKYLKSAYNKPKLLAEIKNPDTDFQLIYYNDDVAGYLKLNENTAQTELKVKDAIEVERIYIRKSFHRLGLGSRLINYAYQQATRKHKHYIWLGVWEHNLGAMAFYKKQGFSAFSAHIFNLGNDQQRDILMKKELLTAKD
- a CDS encoding YqeG family HAD IIIA-type phosphatase, whose translation is MINQFKPTWMIPAIYNITPAQLREKGIKAVFTDLDNTLIAWDNPDGTPELKKWLHALQDAGIPLVVVSNNSEVRIAKAVAALELPFVSRALKPLPFGIQKARHQLGIRRTEVIMVGDQYITDMWAAHAAGVPSVLVQPIVKTDAWNTRINRFFERFIKARLAHRYPEMHFQEELK
- the yqeH gene encoding ribosome biogenesis GTPase YqeH, whose product is MSESTQVTPAEPLYCIGCGAAIQTTNAQSAGYTPASALKKALENETKDLYCQRCFRLRHYNEIVPVDLTDDDFRHLLATIREADALVVYVVDIFDLNGSIIPGLQRFVGSNPVLLVGNKEDVLPRQLRRTKLREWMKQQVRSQGIKPVDVALTSAKKGHSIDELLALIEKYRRGRDVYVVGVTNVGKSTLINRIIANNTGLKDLITTSRFPGTTLDKIEIPLDDGHKMVDTPGIIHPEQMAHVLSGDDLKLVSPQKEIRPKAYQLGNGQTLFLGGVARLDIVDTAKPAGIVYADNNLTLHRTRTENAENFYTKHVGELITPPTGDAIKDFPPLVRHEFKTTEISDVVFEGLGWVTVPAGTRLAGWAPKGVDVLTRPAMINRK